The following is a genomic window from Candidatus Neomarinimicrobiota bacterium.
CATAAGGATCAGTGTCACCAATATTGCCGCGACACCGTAATTGCGGTCCTTAATTTCCGCCCACTCGTCGATATCCTTAGAAAGCCAGTTGAAAACCTTAAGAGCGAGCCCAACTCCAAAAGCAAACCCTATTGAAGCAACAATCGCCCATAACAAAGACCATAGGTATCCGGCCAATCTCGTCATTATAGGTATGTCCATTTAAATCCTCCTTATCCTATTAATACCAGCTCACGTTAGAGCTTACAAATTGGTTTGTGCTGATCTTCTTGTTCAGAAGTGAAAGAATATCCTCTGTATTAGCTGCGAGCATGATGCGTTCATCATCCTTCTTAGAGATAGTGAGCATAATGTTTACAGTG
Proteins encoded in this region:
- a CDS encoding DUF350 domain-containing protein; the protein is MDIPIMTRLAGYLWSLLWAIVASIGFAFGVGLALKVFNWLSKDIDEWAEIKDRNYGVAAILVTLILMVGLLVHRVI